Proteins co-encoded in one Nonomuraea helvata genomic window:
- a CDS encoding LamG-like jellyroll fold domain-containing protein, giving the protein MRSQYANQFRWDRHGTDLSFLSLLEPALVVYGPAVGPLLAAACQVPAEKLTDGMLIRWRVRGVTTGGVSGVWSGWQSAKVDLKKPGVSGWGMTPATQMSGSWMVSSLTPWVYAKVTDPESRSSFLTVEVEHDPLAAGQGTGLIYGGTGAQAASSGTNAWIQLPAAKLQDGWLVRWRVQAKTSSGVVGPWSEWNNAKIDLKKPSVEGLGMDPAVRGTASWTAGSLTPWLYAKITDPENRAMKLSVEVEHDPAAAEQGTGQIWAGTTTSESATGTTAWIAVPADKLKDGWQIRWRAQAKTTTGGQVSPWSDWVYARISALPFETFSPENNTQVGTLTPVLSANARPLNEAPVNYWFQVCEGTAPNWTWCESSPQWSTTGAWQVPDKKLAWGKTYSWMAKAATTYTTVTSAWRTFTPAVEQGNINALLAGGTQGRDFNHVSGNYAHTATDASVAVVGPPLSVTRTYNSLDPRTSGAFGAGWTTRWDMRIEVEPQGSLLVTYPAGEQMRFAPKGDGTFAAPSGTFATLSVEAGGGWRLMDKSATSYWFDQAGNLTKITDHRGRSQELARGTDGKLAKVTATGGRSLTFAWTGNHVTSVSTDPVDGKPLTWTYAYDGDQLVKVCPPTSATACTGYAYTAASRYKSVVLDSTPEYYYRLNETATTTGTKVASSAGWNITEEQAKLTGTTPADLGVGVQGALGGSPDVAMRFKGAATSTFVQLPRSTISGQGGELAVEAWFKTTTSGTIIGMQNSADNTPSAFTPVAYVGTDGKLRAQFYTGAHTPITSATTVNNGAWHHVVLSGHKDTQTLYLDGAQVGTLAGEIKHGDQWETRIGSGYASTAWPSSTTTTKAFPFNGDIDEVAVYGKPLGAPTVQRHYAARNPQPQLTKVTLPSGRVNADNTYAADGGRLVTHVDANGGKWTLSEPVYAKQTTISTFATVTVTDPANGIVTYVSDAQRGNRAVSQSDQVGATTKWAYDVGGYPAKVFDPNNNVVEFAYDARGNLLSKKTCRKTGVNCSMEYSSYFIDADNPFNPRNDLQTARRDARSASPTDDTYQTSWLHNAFGEEIKVTTAATEDFPTGRSASKVYTDGTEPAVGGGAMPAGLMKSAKDLKGNETTYAYTAAGDLAEQRNPEGLLVKLSYDALGRLREKSEVSQAHPDGVKTAITYDEVGRVATQTEPGVKNEVSGVTHTKRTTYGYDPDGNRLSETISDLTGGDAERATVYTYDTHGRVETATDPEGGVVRQSWDTIGSLATVTDTKGAVVEYGYSKRGELASKTLKGWTGSPVNPQPAKDVVLESFSYDPGGRLAAHSDAMGRKTTFTYFDNNLLAQKTASAVKLNGSTTAARDVVLEDHAYDAAGNQIKLVTGGGKVTTEYVYDAAARLTSQTLDPSDLNRKTVFSYDANGNTTKAARTGAGSTRTEITEYGYNKTNLVTKTTVENGDVDLVSTVTYDDRGLAITSTDPRGNADGANKADFTTEMRYDALGRLVEATGPQVKVDKAGTAADARPTVHFGYDTLGAKTHETDAEGRTVTSTFDKAGQLTSRRAQLHPTWRHRPHLGSLLRLRRRRAAHLHHRPARLRHLLRLRPTRPTGPHHRPHRRRPERRRLGERVRHGRRETRQRRPDRRPQRGHLRRSRPADHHHPDRTQTRQRRLHHHHGVRRRRTTDQADRPRLRNRHQGHQLRGQRGR; this is encoded by the coding sequence GTGCGCTCGCAGTATGCGAACCAGTTCCGGTGGGATCGGCACGGGACGGACCTCTCGTTCCTCTCGCTGCTTGAGCCCGCGCTGGTCGTGTACGGTCCCGCTGTCGGTCCACTGCTTGCCGCTGCTTGCCAGGTCCCCGCCGAGAAACTTACCGACGGCATGCTGATCCGCTGGCGGGTGCGCGGTGTGACCACAGGTGGCGTCAGCGGTGTCTGGTCTGGGTGGCAGTCGGCGAAGGTTGACTTGAAGAAGCCGGGTGTCTCTGGCTGGGGGATGACTCCGGCGACTCAGATGTCCGGCTCCTGGATGGTCTCGTCGTTGACGCCGTGGGTGTACGCGAAGGTCACTGACCCCGAGAGCCGGTCGTCCTTCCTCACGGTTGAGGTGGAGCACGATCCTCTTGCTGCTGGTCAGGGGACAGGTCTGATCTACGGCGGTACCGGTGCGCAGGCCGCCAGCTCCGGTACGAATGCCTGGATACAACTTCCCGCCGCCAAGTTGCAGGATGGCTGGCTCGTGCGCTGGCGCGTTCAGGCCAAGACCAGCTCAGGCGTAGTCGGCCCGTGGTCAGAATGGAACAACGCCAAGATCGACTTGAAGAAGCCTTCGGTCGAAGGGCTCGGCATGGACCCTGCGGTGCGAGGCACGGCCTCCTGGACTGCGGGCTCCCTTACGCCATGGCTGTATGCCAAGATTACCGACCCAGAGAACCGGGCGATGAAGCTAAGCGTCGAGGTCGAGCACGACCCAGCCGCTGCCGAGCAGGGGACGGGCCAGATCTGGGCGGGGACCACCACTTCCGAAAGCGCGACCGGTACGACAGCGTGGATCGCCGTCCCGGCGGACAAGCTAAAGGACGGCTGGCAGATCCGATGGCGAGCCCAGGCCAAGACGACCACCGGCGGTCAGGTCAGCCCCTGGTCTGACTGGGTTTATGCGAGGATCAGCGCCCTACCGTTCGAAACCTTCTCCCCGGAGAACAACACGCAAGTCGGGACACTGACACCAGTACTGTCGGCGAACGCCCGCCCGCTGAACGAAGCTCCGGTCAACTATTGGTTCCAGGTATGTGAGGGCACCGCCCCGAACTGGACCTGGTGCGAAAGCTCGCCCCAGTGGAGCACCACCGGTGCGTGGCAGGTGCCGGACAAGAAACTGGCGTGGGGCAAGACGTACTCGTGGATGGCCAAGGCCGCCACCACCTACACGACGGTGACCTCTGCCTGGCGTACCTTCACTCCGGCAGTGGAGCAGGGTAATATCAACGCTTTGCTGGCAGGCGGCACGCAGGGCCGTGACTTCAATCATGTTTCGGGCAACTACGCCCACACGGCAACCGACGCCTCGGTGGCGGTCGTGGGTCCGCCGCTGTCGGTGACCCGTACCTACAACAGCCTGGACCCGCGCACCAGTGGTGCCTTCGGCGCTGGCTGGACCACCCGGTGGGACATGCGGATCGAAGTGGAGCCTCAGGGAAGTCTCCTGGTGACCTACCCGGCGGGCGAGCAGATGCGGTTCGCCCCCAAGGGGGACGGAACGTTCGCCGCCCCGTCAGGTACGTTCGCCACGCTGAGCGTCGAGGCTGGGGGCGGTTGGCGGCTGATGGACAAGTCGGCCACTTCCTACTGGTTCGACCAAGCAGGCAACCTCACAAAGATCACCGATCATCGGGGCCGGTCCCAGGAGCTCGCCCGCGGCACCGACGGCAAGCTGGCGAAGGTGACCGCGACCGGAGGCCGGTCACTGACGTTCGCCTGGACCGGTAACCACGTCACGAGCGTGTCCACTGACCCCGTCGACGGTAAACCGTTGACCTGGACCTACGCCTACGACGGCGACCAGTTGGTGAAGGTGTGCCCGCCCACCTCGGCTACCGCGTGCACGGGCTACGCGTACACGGCTGCCTCCCGTTACAAGAGCGTGGTGCTGGACTCGACGCCGGAGTACTACTACCGGCTGAACGAAACTGCTACCACGACGGGGACGAAGGTCGCCTCCTCGGCAGGCTGGAACATCACTGAGGAGCAGGCCAAGCTCACCGGCACCACGCCGGCCGATCTCGGGGTCGGGGTCCAGGGCGCGCTCGGCGGGTCGCCGGACGTGGCGATGCGGTTCAAGGGTGCCGCGACCTCCACCTTCGTGCAGCTGCCGCGTTCGACGATCAGCGGCCAGGGCGGCGAGCTCGCAGTGGAGGCATGGTTCAAGACCACCACTTCCGGCACGATCATCGGGATGCAGAACTCCGCGGACAACACCCCGTCGGCGTTCACACCGGTGGCGTATGTAGGCACCGACGGCAAACTCCGCGCCCAGTTCTACACCGGCGCCCACACGCCCATCACCTCTGCCACCACGGTGAACAACGGAGCCTGGCACCACGTGGTGCTGTCAGGTCACAAGGACACCCAGACGCTCTACCTGGACGGCGCACAGGTCGGCACCCTGGCTGGCGAGATCAAGCACGGCGACCAATGGGAGACCCGGATCGGCTCCGGCTACGCAAGCACAGCCTGGCCGTCCAGCACCACCACGACCAAGGCGTTCCCGTTCAACGGCGACATCGATGAAGTCGCGGTCTACGGCAAGCCCCTTGGCGCGCCAACAGTCCAGCGGCACTACGCCGCACGCAACCCCCAGCCGCAGCTGACCAAGGTCACGCTGCCGTCGGGGCGAGTGAACGCGGACAACACCTACGCCGCCGACGGTGGCCGTCTGGTGACGCACGTTGACGCCAACGGCGGCAAGTGGACGTTGTCGGAGCCGGTCTATGCCAAGCAGACCACCATCTCCACCTTCGCCACCGTGACGGTGACGGATCCGGCCAATGGCATCGTCACCTACGTCAGCGACGCACAGCGCGGTAACCGGGCGGTATCACAGAGCGACCAGGTGGGGGCGACCACGAAGTGGGCCTATGACGTCGGCGGATACCCAGCCAAGGTGTTCGACCCCAACAACAACGTGGTCGAGTTCGCCTACGACGCGCGCGGGAACCTGCTGTCGAAGAAGACCTGCCGTAAGACTGGCGTGAACTGCTCGATGGAGTACTCCAGCTACTTCATCGATGCAGACAATCCGTTCAACCCGCGCAACGATCTGCAGACCGCCCGCCGGGATGCACGGTCGGCGTCGCCGACAGATGACACGTATCAGACCTCGTGGCTTCACAACGCCTTCGGCGAAGAGATCAAGGTCACCACCGCGGCCACGGAAGATTTCCCGACCGGTCGCAGCGCGAGCAAGGTCTACACCGACGGTACCGAGCCCGCGGTCGGCGGCGGCGCCATGCCCGCGGGCTTAATGAAGTCAGCCAAGGACCTCAAAGGCAACGAGACCACCTACGCCTACACCGCGGCCGGTGATTTGGCCGAGCAGCGTAATCCTGAGGGCCTCTTGGTCAAGCTGAGTTACGACGCGCTGGGTCGGCTGCGGGAGAAGTCGGAGGTGTCGCAGGCCCATCCGGATGGGGTCAAGACCGCCATCACCTACGACGAAGTCGGGCGAGTGGCAACGCAGACCGAGCCGGGCGTGAAGAACGAGGTGTCCGGCGTCACTCACACCAAGCGCACCACGTACGGCTATGACCCGGACGGCAACAGGCTCAGCGAGACCATCAGCGACCTGACCGGTGGAGACGCCGAGCGCGCCACCGTCTACACCTACGACACCCACGGCCGAGTCGAAACCGCCACCGACCCCGAGGGCGGTGTCGTCCGCCAGAGCTGGGACACCATCGGCAGCTTGGCAACGGTGACCGACACCAAGGGTGCGGTCGTCGAATACGGCTACAGCAAGCGTGGTGAGCTGGCGTCGAAGACACTGAAGGGGTGGACCGGTAGCCCGGTCAACCCGCAGCCGGCCAAGGACGTGGTGCTGGAGTCGTTCAGCTATGATCCCGGCGGTCGCCTGGCCGCGCACTCTGATGCCATGGGCCGTAAGACCACGTTCACCTACTTCGACAACAACCTGCTGGCCCAGAAGACCGCTTCCGCTGTCAAGCTGAACGGCTCCACCACCGCTGCACGCGATGTGGTTCTGGAGGATCACGCCTACGACGCCGCAGGCAACCAGATCAAGCTGGTTACAGGCGGCGGAAAGGTAACGACCGAGTACGTCTACGATGCGGCCGCTCGCCTGACCTCGCAAACCCTCGACCCCAGCGACCTGAACCGCAAGACGGTCTTCAGCTACGACGCCAACGGCAACACGACCAAGGCCGCTCGTACCGGCGCCGGATCGACCCGTACCGAGATCACCGAGTACGGCTACAACAAGACGAACCTCGTCACCAAGACGACCGTCGAAAACGGCGACGTAGACCTGGTCTCCACTGTTACCTATGACGACCGCGGTCTGGCCATCACCTCTACTGATCCGCGCGGCAACGCCGACGGCGCCAACAAGGCCGACTTCACCACCGAGATGCGCTACGACGCACTGGGACGTCTGGTCGAGGCCACAGGTCCGCAGGTCAAGGTGGATAAGGCCGGTACAGCTGCTGATGCCCGCCCCACCGTCCACTTCGGCTACGACACGCTTGGTGCCAAGACCCACGAGACGGACGCCGAGGGCCGCACCGTGACCTCCACGTTCGACAAGGCGGGCCAGCTGACCAGCCGGCGCGCCCAGCTACACCCCACCTGGCGGCACCGCCCT